A stretch of Planococcus citri chromosome 5, ihPlaCitr1.1, whole genome shotgun sequence DNA encodes these proteins:
- the LOC135848811 gene encoding uncharacterized protein LOC135848811 isoform X2, producing the protein MTYENLLLNMDPPAPYHKTLISTRTSYYPQRCSTVEQDALKEIFESKKKELYMFPILLTPEIDLSNNDTGKEVVRFYNEFSALNTCFRDVSDDDEPVNDGLIVHDSEEEVFIGDDEEFFVGDDAESENEIAYGVANGVISTGSKRRPKKNVTEEDTTPEQNEKIEKEMQDHSIGVYVDLTEFETLLSDKLEEVDDTRLGLLGSLIGTEIISSVVGEDYKAWLSDNVLSCVIRPVFR; encoded by the exons ATGACCTACGAAAACCTGCTGCTGAATATGGATCCACCGGCGCCGTATCACAAAACCTTAATTTCGACGCGGACAAGTTATTATCCTCAGAGATGCAGTACGGTCGAGCAAGACGCCCTAAAGGAGATATTcgaaagcaagaaaaaagaaCTCTATATGTTTCCCATTTTACTCACGCCGGAGATCGATCTATCGAATAATGATACTGGAAAAGAAGTGGTACGATTTTACAATGAATTCTCTGCCCTCAATACGTGCTTTCGCGACGTTAGCGACGATGACGAGCCGGTAAATGATGGGCTAATCGTACACGACTCTGAAGAAGAGGTCTTTATCGGCGATGACGAAGAATTCTTCGTAGGAGACGACGCAGAAAGCGAGAACGAAATTGCCTATGGTGTTGCTAATGGAGTAATTAGTACCGGAAGTAAACGAAG accgaaaaaaaatgtaactgaAGAGGACACAACGCCGGAGCAGAATGAGAAGATTGAGAAAGAAATGCAGGACCATTCCATTGGGGTGTACGTGGATCTCACGGAGTTTGAAACCCTGCTCTCAGACAAGCTAGAAGAG GTTGACGATACTCGATTAGGACTCCTAGGTTCGTTAATAGGAACGGAAATTATTTCTTCTGTTGTAGGGGAAGATTACAAGGCCTGGCTGTCGGATAAT GTACTTTCATGTGTGATAAGACCAGTTTTTCGATGA
- the LOC135848811 gene encoding uncharacterized protein LOC135848811 isoform X1, with the protein MTYENLLLNMDPPAPYHKTLISTRTSYYPQRCSTVEQDALKEIFESKKKELYMFPILLTPEIDLSNNDTGKEVVRFYNEFSALNTCFRDVSDDDEPVNDGLIVHDSEEEVFIGDDEEFFVGDDAESENEIAYGVANGVISTGSKRRPKKNVTEEDTTPEQNEKIEKEMQDHSIGVYVDLTEFETLLSDKLEEVDDTRLGLLGSLIGTEIISSVVGEDYKAWLSDNVSMIIRMYNRRIFSVPYRVQILKNSMTR; encoded by the exons ATGACCTACGAAAACCTGCTGCTGAATATGGATCCACCGGCGCCGTATCACAAAACCTTAATTTCGACGCGGACAAGTTATTATCCTCAGAGATGCAGTACGGTCGAGCAAGACGCCCTAAAGGAGATATTcgaaagcaagaaaaaagaaCTCTATATGTTTCCCATTTTACTCACGCCGGAGATCGATCTATCGAATAATGATACTGGAAAAGAAGTGGTACGATTTTACAATGAATTCTCTGCCCTCAATACGTGCTTTCGCGACGTTAGCGACGATGACGAGCCGGTAAATGATGGGCTAATCGTACACGACTCTGAAGAAGAGGTCTTTATCGGCGATGACGAAGAATTCTTCGTAGGAGACGACGCAGAAAGCGAGAACGAAATTGCCTATGGTGTTGCTAATGGAGTAATTAGTACCGGAAGTAAACGAAG accgaaaaaaaatgtaactgaAGAGGACACAACGCCGGAGCAGAATGAGAAGATTGAGAAAGAAATGCAGGACCATTCCATTGGGGTGTACGTGGATCTCACGGAGTTTGAAACCCTGCTCTCAGACAAGCTAGAAGAG GTTGACGATACTCGATTAGGACTCCTAGGTTCGTTAATAGGAACGGAAATTATTTCTTCTGTTGTAGGGGAAGATTACAAGGCCTGGCTGTCGGATAATGTAAGTATGATCATACGTATGTACAACCGTCGAATTTTCTCTGTACCGTACAGggtgcaaattttgaaaaattcaatgactCGCTAA
- the LOC135848810 gene encoding serine/threonine-protein phosphatase alpha-3 isoform-like: protein MSKGVKAAAPGAPAGGGGSGNTPDVVIAKLLDRKNFSFYKDLQNIECKAPTNFDAKCVLKANEIIWLCEKVREIVSNEPTLAELPAPVMIVGDIHGQFRDLLLVLDCIKTPPSMNFLFLGDYVDRGEYSLECISLILAYKIKYPKQVIMLRGNHECASSTRAYGFYAECQVRFKGADLWQYFMKLFNMLPVAATVADQKILCMHGGISPDLHTFEDITKIKRPSDIPPKGLLTDLLWADPDKDEDGWNPNIDRGISFTFGADVVTKFTKKHNLACIVRAHQVVKNGFEFFAKRKLCTLFTAPNYCGVFKNDGACMKVEPPLNVTIIRLFFKHKENPDTKKRCESLPVKVSTEAA from the exons ATGAGTAAAGGAGTGAAAGCTGCAGCGCCTGGCGCACCTGCTGGTGGCGGGGGATCGGGAAATACTCCGGATGTAGTCATCGCCAAATTATTAGATAGGAAAAACTTCTCTTTTTATAAAG atcTGCAGAATATCGAATGCAAAGCTCCGACGAATTTCGACGCGAAATGCGTTTTAAAAGCTAACGAAATAATTTGGTTATGCGAAAAAGTCAGAGAAATCGTATCGAATGAACCCACTCTGGCAGAATTACCCGCTCCCGTAATGATAGTCG GCGATATACACGGTCAGTTTAGAGATTTGCTTCTCGTATTAGACTGCATTAAAACGCCTCCTTCGATGAACTTTCTGTTTCTGGGCGATTACGTTGACAGAGGCGAATACTCGTTGGAATGCATAAGCCTTATATTAGCCTACAAAATTAAATACCCGAAACAAGTAATTATGCTGAGGGGTAATCACGAATGTGCCAGCTCGACCAGGGCTTACGGATTCTACGCcgaat GCCAAGTTCGGTTCAAAGGAGCGGATTTATGGCAATATTTCATGAAACTTTTCAACATGTTGCCGGTGGCTGCGACCGTAGCCGATCAAAAAATCCTTTGCATGCACGGCGGAATAAGTCCAGATTTACACACCTTCGAGGatattacaaaaatcaaacGACCCTCCGATATTCCCCCGAAAGGTTTACTCACCGATTTACTCTGGGCCGATCCCGATAAA GACGAAGACGGCTGGAATCCGAATATCGACAGAGGAATTTCATTCACTTTCGGCGCTGATGTTgttacaaaattcacaaaaaaacataacttaGCATGCATCGTTCGAGCTCACCAA GTAGTTAAAAACGGATTCGAATTTTTCGCTAAAAGAAAATTATGTACGTTATTCACTGCTCCGAATTATTGCGGGGTATTTAAAAACGACGGAGCATGTATGAAAGTCGAACCGCCTCTAAATGTCACGATAATTCGATTATTT ttCAAGCATAAAGAAAACCCCGATACGAAAAAACGTTGTGAAAGTCTACCCGTGAAAGTGAGCACGGAAGCTGCGTAA
- the LOC135848811 gene encoding uncharacterized protein LOC135848811 isoform X3, whose amino-acid sequence MTYENLLLNMDPPAPYHKTLISTRTSYYPQRCSTVEQDALKEIFESKKKELYMFPILLTPEIDLSNNDTGKEVVRFYNEFSALNTCFRDVSDDDEPVNDGLIVHDSEEEVFIGDDEEFFVGDDAESENEIAYGVANGVISTGSKRRPKKNVTEEDTTPEQNEKIEKEMQDHSIGVYVDLTEFETLLSDKLEEVDDTRLGLLGCKF is encoded by the exons ATGACCTACGAAAACCTGCTGCTGAATATGGATCCACCGGCGCCGTATCACAAAACCTTAATTTCGACGCGGACAAGTTATTATCCTCAGAGATGCAGTACGGTCGAGCAAGACGCCCTAAAGGAGATATTcgaaagcaagaaaaaagaaCTCTATATGTTTCCCATTTTACTCACGCCGGAGATCGATCTATCGAATAATGATACTGGAAAAGAAGTGGTACGATTTTACAATGAATTCTCTGCCCTCAATACGTGCTTTCGCGACGTTAGCGACGATGACGAGCCGGTAAATGATGGGCTAATCGTACACGACTCTGAAGAAGAGGTCTTTATCGGCGATGACGAAGAATTCTTCGTAGGAGACGACGCAGAAAGCGAGAACGAAATTGCCTATGGTGTTGCTAATGGAGTAATTAGTACCGGAAGTAAACGAAG accgaaaaaaaatgtaactgaAGAGGACACAACGCCGGAGCAGAATGAGAAGATTGAGAAAGAAATGCAGGACCATTCCATTGGGGTGTACGTGGATCTCACGGAGTTTGAAACCCTGCTCTCAGACAAGCTAGAAGAG GTTGACGATACTCGATTAGGACTCCTAG ggtgcaaattttga